CTGGGCCACCAGAATGCGCGAATCCACGCCCTTGAGATTGCCCTCGAACTTCGCGTACTTCTTCCGTACTTCACGGAAATAGGCGGCGATTTCTTCCAGCAGCTCCAGGTTCAGGCCGGTATCGCGCTCGGTGCCCTGGAACATCGCCACCACGGACTCGGTCGGCGAATGGCCATAGGTCATCGACAGGGAAGAAATCGCGGTATCGACGTTGTCGATGCCCGCTTCCACGGCCTTGAGGATGGCCACTGAAGAAAGGCCCGCCGTGGCGTGGCACTGCATATGAATCGGAATGGACAGGCTGGTCTTCAGGCGCGACACCAGCTCGAAGGCGGTATAGGGCGTGAGAATGCCGGCCATGTCCTTGATCGCCACCGAGTCCGCACCCATGTCTTCGATCTGCTTGGCCAGGTCCACCCACATGTCCAGGGTGTGCACCGGGCTGGTGGTGTAGGAGATGGTGCCCTGGGCATGCTTGCCCTGCTGCTTGACGGCCTTGAGCGCGGTTTGCAGGTTGCGCGGATCGTTCATCGCATCGAATACGCGGAACACATCCACACCATTGATGGCGGCGCGTTCGACGAACTTCTCCACTACATCATCGGCGTAATGCCGATAGCCCAGCAGGTTCTGACCGCGCAGCAGCATCTGCTGGCGGGTGTTGGGCATGGCCTTTTTCAGCTCACGGATACGATGCCAGGGGTCTTCACCCAGGTAGCGAATACAGGCGTCGAAGGTCGCCCCGCCCCAGGACTCCACCGACCAGAAACCAACCTGATCGAGCTTGGGCGCGATCGGCAGCATGTCTTCCAGGCGCACACGGGTGGCCAGGATCGATTGGTGGGCGTCACGCAGCACCACATCGGTAATACCGAGTGCTTGTTTAACGGCAGTCATACAGGTACTCCCTCTGAACCTGATCAACCGCGACGGGCGCGGTGCTGGGCAATGGCGGATTGGATGGCGGCCAGTGTGTCTGCATCCGGCTCATGGTTGGCCGGCCTGGTACTGGACGCGGGAGAGGAGACTGCAGGAGCCGGCACAGGCGCCGCGAAGGTCGCGATCAGCCGCGACATCAGGCTGACCACCCCCACCAGCAACACCAGAAAGATAAACACGAAACCCATGCCGAACAGCATGAGTTCGACACCCTCAAGCAGCAGTTCACTGGGGGTCATCTTGGCTCCTTTTGGCCAGCAGCTCGCGGCTGCATTTATTATTGATTCAGGAGCGCCCAGGATCAGCGCCCGGGCAAAGCTGCCGAACCTTAGCCTGAAACGAGCGTTTGAAGCAAACGCCAAAAGGGCTGGACTGGTCGTTGATGTAGTGTTTTTTGCGTACCCACTACCGAAGCAGGAGAAAAGCTTTGCGCGTAATCTCAGGAGGCCGAACGCACACGGGTATCAACGGCAGGCGCCAGCGCCAGAAGCTGCTTGAAGTGGCGCGTCTCATCGCCCGGCGTGCGCCCGAACAGACGCTTGAACTCCCGATTGAACTGCGACGGGCTTTCATAGCCGACGCATTGCGCCGCACTCAGCGCGCTCATGTCGTTGCGAATCATCAGCAGCCGCGCCTGATGTAGGCGAATGGCCTTGAGATACTGCAACGGCGAGCGGCTGGTCATCGCCTTGAAATGCACATGGAAGGCCGGCACGCTCATGCTGGCGATTTCAGCCAGTGAGGGCACATCGAGCGCTTGCTGGTAATCCCGGTGAATGCGCTGCAGCACGCGCGCGATGCGGCCGAAGTGACTGTTCTGCGCCAGGGCCGCGCGCAAGCCATTGCCCTGCTCGCCCTGCAGCACGCGCAAGAGGATCTCGCGCACAATCGAGGGACCGAGCAGACGCACCTCGTCAGGGTCGGCCAGCGCCTCCAGCAAACGCAACGTGGCATCACTCAGGCGCGCATCCATCGGGCTGGAATAAAGCGTTGCCGGTCGGACTGGCTGGGGCGCCTGCAGATCCATGACCAGCTCGGCCAGCAACAGCGGGTCGACCCGCAGCGCCACCCCCAGCATGGGCTCTGCGGCACT
This region of Pseudomonas wenzhouensis genomic DNA includes:
- the oadA gene encoding sodium-extruding oxaloacetate decarboxylase subunit alpha, with translation MTAVKQALGITDVVLRDAHQSILATRVRLEDMLPIAPKLDQVGFWSVESWGGATFDACIRYLGEDPWHRIRELKKAMPNTRQQMLLRGQNLLGYRHYADDVVEKFVERAAINGVDVFRVFDAMNDPRNLQTALKAVKQQGKHAQGTISYTTSPVHTLDMWVDLAKQIEDMGADSVAIKDMAGILTPYTAFELVSRLKTSLSIPIHMQCHATAGLSSVAILKAVEAGIDNVDTAISSLSMTYGHSPTESVVAMFQGTERDTGLNLELLEEIAAYFREVRKKYAKFEGNLKGVDSRILVAQVPGGMLTNMESQLKEQGAQDRFDQVLAEIPRVREDLGFIPLVTPTSQIVGTQAVINVLTGERYKSITKETAGVLKGEYGAAPAPFNKALQARVLDGAEAITCRPADLLEAEMDKLTAELKGIAKEKGIKLAADAIDDVLTYALFPQIGLKFLENRGNPAAFEPAPTGKEVPAREAGKPEVYTVEVNGKSFVVQVNEGGDIEGLKPVGAAGGAAPAAAPVAAGGGEPQAAPLAGNIFKVLVQPGQVVEEGQLVIILEAMKMETEIRAFKAGTIGAVNVKVGDAVAVGDSLLTIG
- a CDS encoding OadG family protein; the protein is MTPSELLLEGVELMLFGMGFVFIFLVLLVGVVSLMSRLIATFAAPVPAPAVSSPASSTRPANHEPDADTLAAIQSAIAQHRARRG
- a CDS encoding AraC family transcriptional regulator, which codes for MVELMLRLAPQEGYTAAQLDGVTFMRADRPLPVTPALYEPSIVIVIQGRKRGLHDGNLYVYDAQQYLVLALPLPFSIETEASAAEPMLGVALRVDPLLLAELVMDLQAPQPVRPATLYSSPMDARLSDATLRLLEALADPDEVRLLGPSIVREILLRVLQGEQGNGLRAALAQNSHFGRIARVLQRIHRDYQQALDVPSLAEIASMSVPAFHVHFKAMTSRSPLQYLKAIRLHQARLLMIRNDMSALSAAQCVGYESPSQFNREFKRLFGRTPGDETRHFKQLLALAPAVDTRVRSAS